The Prunus persica cultivar Lovell chromosome G7, Prunus_persica_NCBIv2, whole genome shotgun sequence genome has a segment encoding these proteins:
- the LOC18771506 gene encoding E3 ubiquitin-protein ligase ATL42, with protein sequence MLPRMIKILGQFQDFNLPMFHSNMIVLLLNCVVFHVEAQSLGSSTDTTSEEQSSFQPGVHMVIGVLSIMFALTFALLVYAKHCHREAPVYGNNHTGTRLISTSSRFSGIDKTVIEALPFFRFSSLKGSKEGLECSVCLSKFEDIEVLRLLPKCKHAFHISCIDHWLEKHSSCPLCRHKVSSEDLTFITYSNSMRFLWNNQSEHRQDSNIELFVRREEEHRGSSRFSIGGSFRKSEKVVDKEEEMLIQEEAADETEEGQKILHKHKHKIVVSDFEFKNRWSNVSSSDLMFLNSEMLNTMSSNRFSSAHFINEQFSTAETTGNEDIMKIREEMGMKRLFENKVSTMNKNSTASNPILPSTSDGIATSADASSSMNPGEKRSMSEITALSRFGNLGFKNRTREPSLLENNLKEERRRRLWLPIARRTVRWFANREKRPQQPLDV encoded by the coding sequence ATGCTTCCTAGGATGATTAAAATTTTGGGTCAGTTCCAAGATTTCAATCTTCCAATGTTTCATTCAAACATGATTGTTTTACTTCTCAATTGCGTAGTCTTCCATGTTGAAGCACAATCCTTAGGCAGCAGCACAGATACTACTTCTGAGGAACAATCTAGTTTTCAACCAGGTGTTCATATGGTTATTGGTGTTCTCTCTATCATGTTTGCACTAACTTTTGCTCTCCTTGTCTATGCTAAACACTGCCATAGAGAAGCTCCTGTTTATGGAAACAATCACACGGGTACAAGACTTATCAGCACTAGCTCTCGATTTTCCGGTATTGACAAGACAGTGATTGAGGCACTTCCTTTTTTCAGATTCTCCTCTCTTAAAGGGTCAAAGGAAGGTCTTGAATGTTCAGTCTGCCTGTCAAAATTCGAAGATATTGAAGTTCTCAGATTGCTGCCCAAATGCAAACATGCTTTTCACATTAGCTGCATTGATCACTGGCTGGAAAAGCACTCAAGCTGTCCTCTGTGCAGACACAAGGTTAGTTCTGAGGACCTAACATTCATTACCTACTCAAATAGCATGAGGTTCTTGTGGAATAACCAATCAGAGCACCGACAAGACTCGAATATAGAGCTCTTTGTTCGGAGAGAGGAAGAGCATCGTGGTTCTTCAAGATTCAGCATAGGAGGCAGCTTTCGAAAATCCGAAAAGGTTGTTGATAAGGAAGAGGAAATGTTAATCCAAGAAGAAGCTGCTGATGAGACAGAAGAGGGTCAGAAAATCCTGCACAAGCACAAACACAAAATTGTTGTGTCTGACTTTGAGTTTAAGAACAGATGGAGCAACGTGAGTTCCTCTGACCTCATGTTCCTGAACTCAGAGATGCTTAATACAATGTCAAGCAATAGATTCTCTTCCGCACATTTTATTAATGAGCAGTTTTCAACTGCGGAAACAACAGGGAATGAGGACATTATGAAGATTAGGGAGGAGATGGGGATGAAAAGATTGTTTGAGAACAAAGTTAGTACAATGAACAAAAACAGTACAGCTTCAAACCCAATTTTACCTTCTACATCAGATGGCATAGCAACTTCAGCTGATGCCTCAAGTTCTATGAATCCAGGTGAGAAAAGATCAATGTCAGAAATCACTGCTCTTTCAAGATTTGGGAATTTGGGTTTTAAGAACAGGACCAGGGAGCCTTCTTTGcttgaaaacaatttgaaagaggaaaggaggaggaggctTTGGTTGCCAATTGCCAGAAGAACAGTCCGGTGGTTTGCCAACAGAGAGAAAAGGCCTCAACAGCCTTTAGATGTGTAA
- the LOC18771850 gene encoding ninja-family protein mc410: MEDENGLELSLGLSCGGSSAKFKGKSGAPSNTKAEEGDRSSKLADDFKDFLHGGAQKQDSSSSSQRSDSVKPKENFFNDLSKANVDADASINLNGRGVWVANNNKSDELEEEKRSEAGNKRKSLFNEMNHQKKHERETHYTDMHDKTRTSHISITEDGSTAENEDVADSEVEGSSSVLISQHDEGSKRFVGSDDSSEAQKEVRRFAESSVVDLNGQKRFNISAENKLGNMAYGSPFSVQSVNMMNMPYSLPMKESSSVGATSTSGHPMHGMMQVMPTVTSERSGTQPVNPGNLPVLFGYSPVQLPMLDKDNSWGLVPHTQQFHPSYAGRNPPNSAGMQVISHNSSDVAQYDGRMLERGRGDGKQNVTEEGSSSQAEEDMKVNSTNLRIKDAPDRSTAEDFSLDFSAIKPGIAADIKFGGSGSRPNLPWVSTKGPGPNGRTISGVTYRYGANQIRIVCACHSLHMSPEEFVRHASEEPSNPESGTGMATFPNGNPAASAQS; the protein is encoded by the exons ATGGAGGATGAAAATGGACTTGAGCTTAGCTTGGGTCTATCTTGTGGTGGATCATCTGCCAAATTCAAGGGTAAAAGTGGTGCTCCCTCGAATACTAAAGCAGAAGAAGGTGATAGAAGCAGCAAACTAGCGGATGATTTTAAGGACTTTCTTCATGGTGGGGCTCAGAAACAAGACTCAAGTAGTAGCTCTCAAAGAAGTGATTCAGTGAAACCTAAGGAAAACTTCTTTAATGACCTTTCCAAGGCCAATGTTGATGCAGATGCGTCAATCAACTTGAACGGGAGAGGAGTCTGGGTTGCCAACAATAACAAGTCTGATGAATTAGAAGAGGAAAAACGGTCAGAGGCTGGAAACAAACGCAAGAGTTTGTTCAACGAGATGAACCATCAAAAGAAGCATGAGAGAGAAACTCATTACACTGATATGCATGACAAGACGAGAACATCACACATTTCCATAACAGAGGATGGCTCAACTGCTGAAAATGAAGACGTGGCAGATTCTGAAGTGGAGGGTTCATCCTCAGTGCTGATTTCCCAACATGATGAGGGATCAAAGCGATTTGTTGGATCCGATGACTCTTCCGAAGCTCAGAAGGAGGTTCGCCGGTTTGCTGAATCAAGTGTTGTGGACCTAAATGGGCAGAAGAGGTTTAATATTTCAGCTGAAAATAAGCTTGGGAACATGGCATATGGCAGTCCATTCTCAGTGCAATCAGTAAACATGATGAACATGCCTTACTCTCTTCCTATGAAGGAGTCTAGCTCTGTTGGTGCCACCAGCACATCGGGTCATCCGATGCATGGAATGATGCAGGTGATGCCTACTGTGACTAGTGAGCGATCAGGGACTCAACCTGTGAATCCTGGAAACTTGCCAGTTTTGTTTGGCTATTCACCAGTCCAGCTCCCAATGTTGGATAAGGATAATTCTTGGGGTTTGGTTCCTCACACTCAACAATTCCATCCTTCCTATGCTGGCAGAAATCCACCAAACTCAG CTGGGATGCAAGTAATTTCACATAATTCATCTGATGTAGcacaatatgatgggaggatgTTAGAACGTGGCAGAGGCGATGGCAAACAGAATGTCACTGAAGAGGGCTCCTCTTCTCAGGCAGAAGAAGACATGAAAGTAAACAGCACAAACCTCAGGATAAAAGATGCACCTGACCGCTCAACGGCAGAGGACTTCTCTCTTGATTTTTCAGCTATAAAACCAGGTATTGCTGCAGACATAAAATTTGGGGGATCTGGTTCCCGCCCAAATCTGCCATGGGTTTCTACCAAAGGTCCAGGCCCAAACGGTAGGACAATTTCTGGCGTTACTTACAGATATGGGGCAAACCAAATCAGGATAGTTTGTGCTTGCCATAGTTTGCACATGTCCCCCGAAGAGTTTGTTCGTCATGCAAGCGAAGAACCTTCTAATCCCGAAAGTGGCACTGGTATGGCGACGTTTCCAAATGGCAATCCTGCGGCCTCTGCTCAGAGCTGA
- the LOC18770716 gene encoding E3 ubiquitin-protein ligase ATL42, producing MYIQLLFSFTECFPKIIRILGQFQNFNFPMFHSSLIVLLLNCVVFHVEAQISGSNFPSDEQSNFEPSVAVVIGILAIMFALTFVLLVYAKFCHRRAYVGGNNHRRTEVISTSSRFSGIDKTVIEALPYFRFSSLRGSKEGLECSVCLSKFEDIEVLRLLPKCKHAFHISCIDHWLEKHSSCPLCRHRISSEDLTFITYSDSMRVFWNSQSEHRQDSNIELFVQREEDRRGSSRFSIGSSFRKTEKAVDKEEELLILEEGADMSKEDQKILHKHKHKIVVSDLEFKNRWSNVSSSDLMFLNSEMLNTMSSNRFSSARLNHEPATATGNEEIMKIREEMEMKRLFENKVSTMNKNASASSPTFPSTSDYIATSAHASRSMNQGEKRSMSEITALSRFGNLGFKNRNKEPSLLENNVKEERMRRLWLPIARRTVQWFANREKRTQQPLDV from the coding sequence atgtacatacagctccttttttcctttacaGAATGCTTTCCAAAGATTATTAGAATTCTGGGCcagtttcaaaatttcaactttccaatgtttCATTCAAGCTTGATTGTTTTACTTCTCAACTGTGTGGTCTTCCATGTTGAAGCACAAATCTCAGGGTCAAATTTTCCTTCTGATGAACAGTCAAATTTTGAACCAAGTGTTGCTGTGGTTATTGGTATTCTCGCTATCATGTTCGCGTTAACTTTTGTTCTCCTTGTCTATGCTAAGTTCTGCCACAGAAGAGCTTATGTTGGTGGCAACAATCACCGAAGAACAGAAGTTATCAGCACAAGCTCTCGATTTTCCGGTATTGACAAGACAGTGATTGAGGCACTTCCTTATTTCAGATTCTCCTCTCTTAGAGGGTCCAAGGAAGGTCTTGAATGTTCAGTCTGCCTGTCAAAATTCGAAGATATTGAAGTTCTCAGATTGCTGCCCAAATGCAAACATGCTTTTCACATTAGCTGCATTGATCACTGGCTGGAAAAACACTCAAGCTGTCCTCTGTGCAGGCACAGAATTAGTTCTGAGGACCTAACCTTCATTACCTACTCAGATAGCATGAGGGTCTTCTGGAATAGCCAATCAGAACATCGACAAGACTCAAACATAGAGCTCTTTGTTCAGAGAGAGGAAGATCGCCGCGGTTCTTCAAGGTTCAGCATAGGAAGCAGCTTTCGGAAAACTGAAAAGGCTGTTGATAAAGAAGAGGAATTGCTAATCCTAGAAGAAGGTGCTGATATGTCAAAGGAGGATCAGAAAATCCTGCACAAGCACAAACACAAAATTGTTGTGTCTGATCTTGAGTTTAAGAACAGATGGAGCAATGTGAGTTCCTCTGACCTCATGTTCCTAAATTCTGAGATGCTTAACACAATGTCAAGCAATAGATTCTCTTCCGCACGTTTAAATCATGAGCCTGCAACAGCAACGGGAAATGAGGAGATTATGAAGATTAGGGAGGAGATGGAGATGAAAAGATTGTTTGAGAATAAAGTTAGTACAATGAACAAAAATGCTTCAGCTTCAAGCCCGACTTTTCCTTCCACATCAGATTACATAGCAACTTCAGCCCATGCCTCAAGGTCTATGAATCAAGGTGAGAAAAGATCAATGTCAGAAATCACTGCTCTTTCAAGATTTGGGAATTTAGGTTTTAAGAACAGGAATAAGGAGCCTTCTCTGCTTGAAAACAATGTGAAGGAGGAAAGAATGAGGCGGCTTTGGTTGCCCATTGCCCGAAGAACAGTCCAGTGGTTTGCCAACAGAGAGAAAAGGACTCAACAGCCTTTAGATGTATAA